The following proteins are co-located in the Rheinheimera salexigens genome:
- the suhB gene encoding inositol-1-monophosphatase yields the protein MHPMLNIAVRAARSAGNVIARACGQLDMVQKLQKGTNDFVTNVDKEAEQAIVQILKKSFPTHGIVGEEHGDYGNSDSEFQWIIDPLDGTANFIKGIPHFAVSIALKHQGKLDQAVIFDPLRGELFTASRGRGAQLNGTRIRVVNLPDMSGSIIATGFPFKNKTHMPAYSGMLNSIFNEAADVRRTGSAALDLAYVAAGRFDGFFEIGLKPWDIAAGELIVREAGGLVCDFVGGNNQLRSGNIVAASPKVLAGMLKNIRPHLTDYLSR from the coding sequence ATGCATCCGATGTTAAACATCGCGGTTCGTGCTGCTCGCAGTGCGGGTAACGTGATCGCTCGTGCCTGTGGCCAACTTGATATGGTCCAGAAACTACAAAAAGGCACTAATGACTTTGTCACTAATGTCGACAAAGAAGCTGAACAAGCCATTGTTCAGATATTAAAGAAGTCATTTCCCACTCATGGTATTGTCGGTGAAGAGCATGGTGATTACGGCAATAGCGACAGTGAATTTCAATGGATTATTGACCCACTAGACGGTACTGCCAACTTTATCAAAGGCATTCCTCATTTTGCCGTTTCTATCGCATTAAAACATCAAGGTAAATTAGACCAAGCTGTGATCTTCGATCCACTGCGTGGCGAGCTATTTACTGCTTCTCGTGGTCGCGGAGCCCAATTAAATGGTACTCGGATCCGAGTGGTAAATTTACCCGATATGTCAGGTAGTATTATTGCTACCGGTTTCCCATTTAAAAATAAAACCCATATGCCTGCTTATAGCGGCATGCTCAATAGCATATTTAACGAAGCCGCTGATGTGCGTCGTACTGGCTCTGCTGCATTAGATTTAGCCTATGTTGCTGCAGGTCGATTTGATGGTTTCTTTGAAATCGGCTTAAAGCCTTGGGATATTGCCGCGGGTGAATTAATTGTCCGTGAAGCAGGTGGTTTAGTCTGTGATTTCGTTGGTGGTAATAACCAACTACGTAGCGGTAATATTGTTGCAGCTAGCCCGAAAGTATTGGCTGGCATGTTAAAAAATATCCGTCCACACTTAACAGATTACTTATCTCGTTAA
- a CDS encoding hydrogen peroxide-inducible genes activator — MKHLPSLKQLQYLLALHEHQHFGRAAEACYISQSTLSAAVANLEQSLDAQLLERDHKTFIFTAVGEEMVRQARQIIGQCETLVDFARYQGKPMAGPFRLGCIPTIAPFVLSEVMQACRQQYPELQLLLREDTSDNSLQALADGRLDMVLLALPYETAGFHSRILAQDPFKLVLHKEWQQRGFNQDISQWPDESIFLLEREHCLAGHAVTACELTDSRKVNPFFATSLHTLTQMVNNKLGVTFMPQMAINSGLLTGTDLIIQTPVAENAYRDIAVVWRPTSSKVESYRLMADLIGIVLQQKCQ; from the coding sequence ATGAAGCACCTGCCGAGTTTAAAACAATTACAGTATTTATTAGCATTGCACGAACATCAACATTTTGGCCGTGCCGCAGAGGCTTGTTATATTAGTCAGTCTACTTTAAGTGCTGCGGTGGCTAATTTAGAACAAAGTTTAGATGCCCAGTTGCTAGAGCGCGACCATAAAACCTTTATCTTCACTGCAGTAGGTGAAGAAATGGTGCGCCAAGCGCGGCAAATTATTGGCCAATGTGAAACCTTAGTCGATTTTGCTCGTTATCAAGGCAAGCCAATGGCTGGACCGTTTCGGTTAGGCTGTATCCCCACTATTGCGCCTTTTGTGTTAAGCGAAGTGATGCAAGCCTGTCGTCAGCAATATCCCGAATTACAATTATTATTGCGAGAAGATACTTCTGATAATTCATTGCAGGCTTTAGCCGATGGCCGTTTAGATATGGTGTTATTAGCACTGCCTTATGAAACCGCAGGTTTTCATAGCCGCATTTTAGCCCAAGATCCGTTTAAACTGGTGTTACACAAAGAATGGCAGCAACGTGGTTTTAATCAAGATATTAGCCAATGGCCTGATGAAAGCATCTTTTTACTCGAGCGCGAGCATTGTCTGGCTGGCCATGCGGTTACCGCGTGCGAGCTAACGGATAGTCGTAAAGTTAATCCGTTTTTTGCCACTAGCCTGCATACATTAACCCAAATGGTTAATAATAAGCTGGGTGTCACGTTTATGCCGCAAATGGCTATAAACAGCGGCTTATTAACTGGCACTGATTTAATTATACAAACGCCAGTAGCTGAAAATGCCTATCGTGATATTGCGGTGGTATGGCGGCCAACGTCAAGTAAAGTAGAAAGTTATCGCTTAATGGCCGATTTAATTGGCATAGTATTGCAGCAAAAATGCCAATAA
- the secF gene encoding protein translocase subunit SecF produces MQIFNFKQPLNFMRLKWPAIILSAIMLVASVASISIKGINWGLDFTGGTVIEAGFNQPADLPAVRQVLADKGYSDAVVQLFGTSRDVLIRIPLRADIDQATLGDEVMAILNQSNAEGVTMRRIEFVGPSVGEELKEDGGLAMLVALIGILLYVTMRFEWRLSVGAVVSLAHDTIITMGLFSLLGLEFDLTVLAAILALIGYSINDTIVVFDRIRESFRKLRDTSVDDTINDAITSTLNRTVITSLTTVLVLVVLFYMGGALIHGFATALLFGIVIGTYSSIYVASSIAEILGISREDMLPPPPIEKEGENTDALM; encoded by the coding sequence ATGCAAATTTTTAATTTTAAACAGCCGTTAAACTTTATGCGGTTAAAATGGCCAGCCATTATACTATCAGCAATTATGCTAGTGGCGTCAGTGGCTTCGATTAGCATTAAAGGCATTAATTGGGGCTTAGACTTTACCGGCGGTACGGTAATTGAAGCCGGCTTTAATCAGCCAGCAGATTTACCCGCGGTAAGACAAGTTTTAGCCGATAAAGGTTATTCAGACGCGGTAGTACAATTATTTGGTACTAGCCGTGATGTATTAATCCGTATACCGCTGCGAGCAGATATCGATCAGGCCACCTTAGGTGATGAGGTGATGGCAATCTTAAACCAAAGCAATGCCGAAGGCGTGACCATGCGCCGTATCGAATTTGTTGGCCCAAGCGTTGGTGAAGAGCTAAAAGAAGATGGTGGTCTTGCCATGTTAGTGGCATTAATCGGCATTTTGCTTTACGTTACTATGCGCTTTGAATGGCGGTTGTCGGTAGGGGCTGTAGTGTCATTAGCCCACGATACTATTATCACGATGGGCTTGTTTTCACTACTCGGCTTAGAGTTCGACCTAACGGTACTAGCCGCTATTTTAGCCCTGATTGGTTACTCGATTAACGATACGATAGTGGTATTTGACCGTATTCGTGAAAGCTTCCGGAAGTTGCGTGATACTAGCGTTGATGACACTATTAATGATGCTATTACCTCTACGTTAAACCGGACTGTGATCACGTCATTAACTACAGTGCTAGTGTTAGTGGTGCTATTTTATATGGGCGGCGCGTTAATCCATGGCTTTGCCACCGCATTACTGTTCGGTATTGTTATTGGTACTTACTCTTCTATTTATGTTGCGAGTTCGATAGCAGAGATCCTCGGCATTAGCCGTGAAGATATGCTACCGCCACCGCCAATTGAAAAAGAAGGCGAAAATACTGACGCTCTGATGTAG
- the secD gene encoding protein translocase subunit SecD: protein MLNKNPLWRYVLVIGVLLAALIYALPNLYPEDPALNISATRGGVVSEQIRADLERSFDQANISAKSVVLEQGQLLARFNTTEDQLQAREIATEKLGDNYVTALNLAPATPAWLNAIGASPMKLGLDLRGGVHFLMAVDMKAAIDKNLNDMEQTFRADLREDKIRYRNVQADLANGYVKVTMRNAEDLAAAQAALKKRDRELVFTPSAEEFTVHASISEIRLKEIQEYALEQNITIIRNRVNEIGVAEPLVQRQGADRIVVQLPGVQDTAKAKEILGATATLEFRLVDTDADLGAALEGRIPPGTELFYSRDGRPVLLEKRIMLTGEHITGASSSFDEYSRPQVSIKLDAKGGNMLSTATRDAIGRRMASVFIEYKPSDELDAKGNPILVKNQEVINDATIQARLGRDFRITGIDSPGEAQNLSTLLRAGALLAPIQIIEERTIGPSLGKENIELGTTAIMWGMVAVLIFMVIYYKAFGLVANVALVANLVLIVGVMSMIPGATLTLPGMAGIVLTVGMAVDANVLIFERIREELLDGRSVQQAIHHGYDRAFATITDSNITTLLVALILFGIGTGPVKGFAVTLAIGILTSIFTAVVGTRLLVNLFWGGRRVQSLPI, encoded by the coding sequence GTGTTAAATAAAAACCCTTTATGGCGATATGTGCTAGTGATTGGCGTGCTGTTAGCGGCGCTAATCTATGCCTTGCCAAATTTGTATCCGGAAGATCCGGCTTTGAATATCAGTGCTACCCGAGGTGGAGTGGTATCTGAGCAAATTCGTGCCGATTTAGAGCGTAGTTTTGATCAAGCCAATATCAGTGCTAAGTCAGTTGTATTAGAGCAAGGCCAACTTTTGGCCCGCTTTAATACCACTGAAGATCAACTGCAAGCGCGTGAAATTGCCACAGAAAAACTAGGTGATAATTATGTCACAGCATTAAACTTAGCCCCAGCAACACCGGCTTGGTTAAATGCCATTGGCGCTTCGCCAATGAAGTTAGGTTTAGACTTACGTGGCGGGGTGCACTTCTTAATGGCAGTGGACATGAAAGCTGCTATAGACAAAAACCTTAACGACATGGAGCAAACGTTCCGGGCCGACTTACGTGAAGATAAAATTCGTTACCGTAACGTTCAAGCTGACCTTGCAAATGGTTATGTCAAAGTCACTATGCGTAATGCAGAAGATTTAGCTGCCGCTCAAGCTGCTTTGAAAAAACGTGACCGGGAATTGGTTTTCACACCCAGTGCTGAAGAATTTACGGTACATGCTAGTATCAGTGAAATCCGCTTAAAAGAAATTCAAGAGTATGCGTTAGAGCAAAATATCACCATTATTCGGAATCGGGTAAACGAAATTGGTGTGGCTGAGCCTTTAGTTCAGCGCCAAGGTGCTGACCGTATAGTGGTGCAATTACCGGGTGTGCAAGATACCGCTAAAGCAAAAGAAATCTTGGGTGCTACGGCAACCTTAGAGTTCCGTTTAGTGGATACAGATGCTGACTTAGGTGCTGCATTAGAAGGCAGAATACCGCCGGGCACTGAGCTGTTTTATAGCCGTGATGGCCGACCAGTGTTACTGGAAAAGCGCATTATGCTAACGGGTGAACATATCACCGGTGCTAGCTCAAGTTTTGATGAATATAGTCGGCCACAAGTTAGCATTAAGTTAGATGCTAAAGGCGGTAATATGTTATCAACAGCGACCCGTGATGCTATTGGGCGACGTATGGCATCGGTATTTATCGAATATAAGCCAAGCGATGAGCTAGATGCCAAAGGTAATCCCATCTTAGTTAAAAACCAAGAAGTGATTAACGATGCTACTATTCAGGCGCGTTTGGGCCGTGATTTCCGTATTACCGGTATCGATTCGCCAGGCGAAGCACAAAACTTATCCACTTTACTGCGTGCCGGTGCTTTATTAGCACCAATTCAAATTATTGAAGAGCGCACCATAGGCCCAAGTTTAGGTAAAGAAAATATTGAGCTAGGCACCACAGCTATTATGTGGGGTATGGTTGCGGTATTAATCTTTATGGTTATTTACTACAAAGCCTTTGGCTTAGTGGCCAACGTAGCGTTAGTTGCGAACTTAGTGTTAATAGTGGGTGTGATGTCTATGATACCCGGTGCCACCTTAACGCTACCAGGTATGGCCGGGATTGTACTAACCGTAGGTATGGCAGTAGATGCTAACGTTCTGATATTTGAACGTATCCGAGAAGAACTTTTAGATGGCCGTTCTGTGCAGCAAGCCATTCATCATGGTTATGACCGCGCTTTTGCCACTATTACCGACTCGAATATTACCACGTTATTAGTGGCGTTAATCTTGTTTGGTATTGGTACTGGGCCGGTTAAAGGTTTTGCTGTCACATTAGCAATCGGTATTTTAACTTCAATTTTCACTGCCGTTGTAGGTACGCGTTTATTAGTTAATTTATTCTGGGGTGGCCGCCGCGTGCAGTCGCTACCAATATAA
- a CDS encoding TraB/GumN family protein, with translation MMMRRIIYMFCATLLLFCSSVFAKTSVFEISKGEHKLFVAGTVHMLPSSAFPLPAAFNTAYEQSSIMVFEADIRQLETAAGLQLLMQHARYQDGNSLTNVLSAKSYQILLEQATEFGLNLQALDSFKPDFVLINLMQLALKQAELNGQGVDKFYLDKALQDQRELAFLETIEQQLSLLFNVSAGDEDVFVEQSLSELQHIEVQLHNIIKAWREGDLTALADFAMEYADTPAGQQFYQRMLAQRNQDWLPQIQAMLTTADVEMVLVGALHLAGEANLLQLLQQQGYQVKQL, from the coding sequence ATGATGATGCGTCGCATTATTTATATGTTTTGCGCCACGTTATTACTTTTTTGTAGTAGCGTCTTTGCCAAGACCTCGGTATTCGAAATTAGCAAAGGCGAACATAAATTGTTTGTTGCCGGTACTGTACATATGTTACCTAGCTCCGCTTTTCCGCTACCTGCGGCTTTTAATACCGCTTATGAGCAAAGTAGCATTATGGTGTTTGAAGCCGATATTCGCCAACTAGAAACCGCCGCAGGTTTGCAATTACTGATGCAACATGCCCGTTATCAAGACGGCAATAGCTTAACTAACGTATTAAGCGCTAAAAGCTATCAAATATTATTAGAACAAGCGACAGAGTTTGGTTTAAACCTTCAAGCGCTAGATAGTTTTAAACCGGACTTTGTATTAATAAATTTAATGCAGCTAGCGTTAAAACAAGCCGAGTTAAATGGTCAGGGTGTTGATAAATTTTATCTAGATAAAGCGCTGCAAGATCAGCGTGAACTGGCTTTTTTAGAGACTATCGAACAACAACTGTCATTATTATTTAATGTCTCAGCCGGTGATGAGGATGTATTTGTTGAGCAATCGTTAAGCGAATTACAGCATATTGAAGTCCAACTGCACAATATTATTAAAGCCTGGCGAGAAGGTGATTTAACGGCCTTAGCCGATTTTGCTATGGAATATGCAGATACGCCTGCAGGACAGCAGTTTTACCAACGAATGTTAGCGCAGCGCAATCAAGACTGGCTGCCGCAAATACAAGCTATGCTGACAACCGCTGACGTTGAGATGGTGCTAGTGGGTGCCTTACACTTAGCCGGAGAGGCTAACTTACTACAGTTGCTGCAACAGCAAGGTTATCAAGTTAAGCAGTTATAA
- the queA gene encoding tRNA preQ1(34) S-adenosylmethionine ribosyltransferase-isomerase QueA gives MQVSDFSFQLPEQLIARHPKAERSSSRLLAMDKSSGALSHHIFKQVIDFIHPGDLLVFNNTKVIPARLFGQKASGGKVEVLVERVLDEKRFLAHIRASKAPKPGTKLILEQSAEVEMLQRHDELFELAVCSDEPVLDMLERLGHMPLPPYIDRPDTAEDKARYQTVYSEKPGAVAAPTAGLHFDTPLLQQLTDKGVEFAYVTLHVGAGTFQPVRVDNVLAHKMHAEYIDVPDSTVAAIAACKARGGKVVAVGTTSVRSLESAAQIGNGDLIAYKGDTQIFIYPGYEFKVIDALITNFHLPESTLIMLVSAFSQREYVMQAYATAIAEQYRFYSYGDAMYIG, from the coding sequence ATGCAAGTGAGTGATTTTTCTTTTCAACTGCCTGAGCAACTTATTGCTCGTCACCCTAAAGCCGAACGTTCATCTAGCCGTTTATTGGCAATGGATAAAAGCAGTGGCGCCTTAAGCCATCATATCTTTAAACAGGTAATCGATTTTATTCATCCTGGCGACTTGTTAGTGTTTAATAACACTAAAGTTATTCCTGCCCGTTTATTTGGCCAAAAAGCCTCAGGCGGTAAAGTTGAAGTATTAGTAGAGCGGGTATTGGATGAAAAACGTTTTTTAGCTCATATTCGCGCCAGTAAAGCACCTAAACCTGGCACTAAGTTGATTTTAGAGCAATCTGCCGAAGTGGAAATGCTGCAACGTCATGATGAACTATTTGAATTAGCCGTGTGTTCAGATGAACCCGTTTTAGACATGCTAGAGCGCTTAGGCCATATGCCTTTACCGCCGTATATAGACCGCCCTGATACTGCCGAAGACAAAGCCCGCTATCAAACCGTGTATAGCGAAAAGCCAGGCGCGGTTGCTGCGCCTACTGCCGGCTTACATTTTGATACGCCTTTATTACAGCAGTTAACGGACAAAGGCGTTGAGTTTGCATATGTCACGCTACATGTCGGTGCCGGTACTTTTCAGCCGGTACGAGTAGACAATGTGCTAGCGCATAAAATGCATGCTGAATATATCGATGTACCCGATAGCACCGTCGCTGCCATAGCGGCATGTAAAGCCCGAGGAGGTAAAGTTGTAGCGGTGGGCACAACCTCAGTGCGCTCATTAGAATCTGCGGCACAAATAGGTAATGGTGACTTAATTGCCTATAAAGGCGATACCCAAATATTTATTTACCCTGGTTATGAGTTTAAAGTTATTGATGCTTTAATTACCAATTTTCACTTGCCGGAATCAACCTTAATTATGTTGGTATCCGCCTTTAGCCAGCGCGAGTATGTGATGCAAGCTTATGCAACGGCAATTGCTGAGCAATATCGGTTTTACTCCTACGGCGATGCTATGTATATCGGCTAG
- the yajC gene encoding preprotein translocase subunit YajC, with protein sequence MSLFINKAYADVAGQATPAGGGWDLIIMLVAFGLIFYFLIYRPQAKRVKEHRNLMSALGKGDEVLTQGGIVGRINKIADDKDYVVIAINDSTEVTVQKSAISAVLPKGTLKSL encoded by the coding sequence ATGAGTTTATTTATCAATAAAGCATACGCAGACGTAGCAGGCCAAGCCACACCAGCAGGTGGTGGTTGGGATTTAATTATAATGCTGGTCGCATTTGGTTTAATTTTTTACTTTTTAATTTACCGTCCACAAGCTAAACGCGTTAAAGAGCACCGCAACTTAATGTCTGCACTAGGTAAAGGCGATGAAGTATTAACTCAGGGTGGTATTGTTGGCCGGATTAATAAAATTGCTGATGATAAAGATTATGTTGTGATTGCCATTAACGATAGCACCGAAGTAACGGTACAAAAATCGGCAATTAGTGCGGTATTACCTAAAGGCACGCTTAAATCGCTGTAA
- the traT gene encoding complement resistance protein TraT yields the protein MRIWLLCSLLLLTSCSALHTSVAKRQLDVQTRMSETVYLDPVEPEQRSIFLDIRNTTAEYQLPLADDLRNFLFDRGYNLVDSPLQAQYWLQVNVRTVLKEKPAKVLAQEYGMTEAETHALLHPDRAPIVKNDYRSNYPAQGAVFVNAGVATHVDGQDIVKGLVVLAAFAGAEYVGNQLVKDKYYTMLTDIQIAERIRPDSIALVEETSQHQLNQGDSGSFEQLWQRDTDMRKYQIKVVSFANKANLQWQEAELPLHQGLLRSLAGIF from the coding sequence ATGCGAATTTGGCTGCTGTGTTCGTTATTGCTGTTAACCAGTTGTTCAGCGTTACATACGTCTGTTGCTAAACGGCAATTAGATGTGCAGACACGCATGAGCGAGACAGTGTATCTAGATCCGGTTGAGCCGGAACAACGCAGCATTTTTCTGGATATCCGCAACACTACTGCAGAATATCAGTTACCGTTAGCTGATGATTTACGTAACTTTTTGTTTGATCGCGGCTATAACCTGGTTGATTCGCCATTACAGGCGCAATATTGGCTACAAGTGAATGTGCGTACCGTATTAAAAGAAAAACCAGCAAAAGTGTTGGCGCAAGAATATGGTATGACCGAAGCAGAAACGCATGCTTTATTACACCCAGATAGAGCACCAATAGTTAAAAATGACTACAGATCGAACTATCCGGCACAAGGTGCTGTGTTCGTTAATGCTGGGGTTGCGACCCATGTGGATGGTCAGGATATCGTTAAAGGTTTAGTGGTGTTAGCGGCTTTTGCAGGTGCTGAATATGTGGGTAATCAGTTAGTAAAAGATAAATATTATACCATGTTAACCGACATTCAAATTGCTGAGCGAATAAGGCCCGATTCAATAGCGTTAGTCGAAGAAACCAGTCAGCATCAACTCAACCAAGGCGACAGTGGCAGCTTTGAGCAATTGTGGCAACGTGATACTGATATGCGCAAGTATCAAATAAAGGTGGTTAGTTTTGCCAATAAAGCCAATCTACAGTGGCAAGAAGCCGAGTTACCTTTGCATCAAGGTTTATTACGCTCGTTAGCTGGGATATTTTAA
- a CDS encoding rhodanese-like domain-containing protein, producing the protein MAPQHAPAFLALVAQVKRHINEITIPQLQQFTQPYILLDVREDHEWQRGHIANAVHLGKGIIERDIEQQVPDKNQTIVLYCGGGYRSALAADSLQKMGYSQVYSLDGGYRDWCQRELPLIAAAE; encoded by the coding sequence ATGGCACCACAACATGCACCGGCATTTTTAGCGTTAGTGGCACAAGTTAAACGGCATATAAACGAAATTACCATTCCTCAGTTACAGCAGTTTACTCAGCCTTATATCTTATTGGATGTGCGAGAAGACCATGAATGGCAGCGCGGCCATATTGCCAATGCCGTACATTTAGGTAAAGGTATTATTGAGCGGGATATTGAGCAGCAAGTGCCGGATAAAAACCAAACCATAGTATTATATTGTGGTGGTGGCTATCGTTCGGCATTAGCCGCTGACAGCTTACAGAAAATGGGCTATAGCCAAGTGTATAGCCTGGACGGAGGTTATCGAGATTGGTGCCAACGCGAATTACCGCTAATTGCCGCTGCAGAATAA
- a CDS encoding complement resistance protein TraT, with translation MNKLKGLLVLGLVITLSACGALHTSVAKRNLDVQTKMSSTIFLDPVDPELRTIFVDIRNTSDKPEFDLKPQVIASLINRGYQVIDSPSRAHYWLQANVLQVGRTNGRDVNTAMRMGHGVAGGAVTGFALHRATGGASGGATVGAVVGGALVGTVVDALVEDVYYSVITDIQIMERFDGTVRESSQHQLLQGDSGSTTSSYKRNTDMRKYQTRVVSYANQANLKWPEAEPMLTQGLTRAVAGLF, from the coding sequence ATGAATAAGCTAAAAGGCCTGCTAGTACTAGGTTTGGTGATAACGCTAAGCGCATGTGGTGCTTTACATACTTCAGTGGCGAAGCGCAATTTGGATGTGCAAACCAAAATGAGCTCAACCATTTTTCTTGATCCAGTTGATCCTGAACTGCGGACTATTTTTGTTGATATTCGCAATACCTCAGATAAACCAGAGTTTGATTTAAAACCGCAAGTTATAGCAAGCTTAATTAACCGTGGTTATCAGGTCATTGATAGTCCCAGTCGTGCTCATTACTGGCTGCAAGCAAATGTGTTGCAAGTCGGTCGAACCAATGGCCGTGACGTTAACACAGCAATGCGTATGGGCCATGGGGTAGCCGGTGGGGCGGTAACAGGTTTTGCGCTGCATCGTGCAACTGGTGGTGCGTCAGGTGGTGCAACGGTAGGCGCTGTGGTCGGTGGTGCTTTAGTGGGCACAGTAGTGGATGCATTAGTGGAAGATGTTTATTATAGCGTGATTACCGATATTCAAATTATGGAGCGCTTTGACGGTACCGTACGCGAAAGTTCACAGCACCAATTATTACAAGGCGATAGTGGTAGCACGACCTCAAGTTATAAACGTAATACCGATATGCGTAAGTACCAAACTCGGGTCGTAAGTTATGCTAACCAAGCTAACTTAAAGTGGCCAGAGGCCGAGCCTATGTTAACCCAAGGCTTAACTCGTGCTGTAGCAGGTTTATTTTAA
- the tgt gene encoding tRNA guanosine(34) transglycosylase Tgt produces MKFELDTTDGKARRGRLIFDRGVVETPAFMPVGTYGTVKGMTPEELEATGAQICLGNTFHLMLRPGTDIISKHGDLHNFMHWQKPILTDSGGFQVFSLGELRKITEEGVKFRSPLNGERIMLTPERSMEVQRALGSDIVMIFDECTPYPATEQQAKKSMELSLRWAKRSKDAHGDNPSALFGIIQGGMYPGLRDVSLQGLEDIGFDGYAIGGLSVGEPKDDMINILNHTTDQMPAQKPRYLMGVGKPEDIVEAVRRGIDMFDCVMPTRNARNGHLFVNTGVVKIRNAKYKDDITPLDAECDCYTCKNYSRSYLHHLDRCNEILGARLNTMHNLRHYQVLMQGLRDAIAAGNLEQFVEQFYAKRDLPVPTLENSLTNTEQN; encoded by the coding sequence ATGAAATTTGAATTAGATACAACTGATGGTAAGGCCCGCCGCGGCAGGTTGATTTTTGATCGTGGTGTAGTCGAAACACCAGCTTTTATGCCAGTGGGTACTTATGGCACGGTAAAAGGCATGACGCCAGAAGAGCTAGAAGCCACCGGTGCGCAAATTTGTTTAGGTAATACTTTTCACTTAATGTTGCGCCCTGGCACCGACATAATTAGTAAGCACGGCGATTTACATAACTTTATGCATTGGCAAAAGCCAATTTTAACCGACTCAGGTGGCTTTCAAGTCTTTAGTTTAGGTGAGTTGCGTAAAATCACTGAAGAAGGTGTTAAGTTTCGTTCTCCGCTAAATGGCGAGCGCATTATGCTAACGCCAGAGCGCTCAATGGAAGTACAGCGAGCGCTTGGTTCAGATATCGTTATGATCTTTGATGAGTGTACGCCTTATCCCGCCACTGAGCAGCAAGCTAAAAAGTCGATGGAGCTATCGTTACGCTGGGCTAAGCGCAGCAAAGATGCCCATGGTGATAACCCATCTGCACTGTTTGGTATTATTCAAGGCGGTATGTATCCAGGTTTACGAGATGTGTCACTGCAAGGCTTAGAAGATATCGGTTTTGATGGCTATGCCATTGGCGGCTTATCGGTAGGTGAGCCTAAAGATGACATGATTAATATTCTTAATCACACCACAGACCAAATGCCGGCCCAGAAACCGCGTTATTTAATGGGTGTGGGTAAGCCAGAAGATATTGTTGAAGCAGTACGCCGCGGTATTGATATGTTTGACTGCGTAATGCCCACTCGGAATGCGCGAAACGGTCATTTATTTGTCAATACTGGCGTGGTTAAAATTCGTAATGCGAAATATAAAGACGATATTACGCCATTGGACGCAGAATGTGATTGCTACACTTGTAAAAATTATTCTCGGTCATATTTACATCATCTAGACCGTTGTAATGAAATTTTAGGTGCACGGCTTAATACCATGCATAATCTGCGACATTATCAGGTATTAATGCAAGGATTGCGCGACGCTATCGCGGCTGGTAACTTGGAGCAGTTTGTAGAACAGTTTTATGCCAAACGGGATTTACCGGTACCAACATTAGAAAATTCGCTAACGAATACAGAACAAAATTAA